The Flavobacterium johnsoniae genomic sequence TATTGCAGATGCAAATCCAGACGCTCCTAAAATTCTAAAACTAAATTCGGTACTTTTAATTCCAAATAAAAATAAGAATACTGCCAAATCTAAACCAAAGTTAGAGGCTAAATCGGAACCAAAATCCGAAGTAATTGCAAGTAATACTCTAGGATCGCACGAAGTTTTGTCTAAAGAAACGCTTTGGGGAATCTCAAAAAAATACAATGTGACGGTTGATGAATTAAAGAAAGCCAATCCGCTTCTGGAAACGGAAGGCTTGAAAATCGGACAGAAAATTGTAATTCCTTCCGCTAATTCATTGCCAAACGACAAGCCTGTTATTCAGGAAATTGCTTCGAAAGATGTTGAACTTTACAGAGAAGTCAAAGCTAAAGAAACTAAATACGGTATTTCAAAAGAATACGGAATTACAGTTGCGGAATTGGAACGTCAGAATCCGTCAATAAAAGGGAAAGTTCCTGTTGGTTACCTTTTAAAAATTCGAATTCCAAAAGAAAAAGCAGATGCGATTGAAGCATCTAAAGCAGTTCAAGAATCACAAAATGTAGCAATTACTTCGCCTGTTCAAATCGCAGAAACGGCCGAAATAAAAAAAGACTCTACATTTGTAAAATTAGCGGCAGGAAGTCATTCTGAATTAATAGACCAGCTTATTGCAAATGCAACTGAGAATATCGGAATACGCTATCGTTCTGGCGGAACCACAAAAGCAGGTTTCGATTGCTCAGGTTTAATGATCTGTACGTTTAATAATTTTGATATTAAACTTCCAAGAAGTTCAATAGAACAATCTCGCGTCGGAACAAAAGTAAACACAGACGAAGCGCAAAAAGGCGATTTGATTTTCTTTAGAACCAACGGAAGACGACATATTAATCATGTCGGAATGATTGTGGAAGTTGCTGAAGGTGAAATCAAATTTGTTCATTCTTCTACTCATGGTGGCGTAATGATTTCTTCTACAAAAGAGCCTTACTACACAAGAGCTTTTTCTCAGGTAAATAGAGTTTTAGAATAAAATTATTTAGAGAAAAGTATTTTTTAATGTCTCTAGGCAAAAAGGTTTGCTCCAAAAATCAGTTACATATTTGTTTTCTTTTGCTTTTCTAATTTCATCTGTATCCAAAGTTGAGGAAAGAACAAAAATTTCTACTTTGTTATTTATTTTTTCGGCAAGTCTAGCAAATTCCTCCAAAAATTCAAATCCATTCATTACAGGCATTTGAATGTCTAAAAAAATAACTAACGAGTTTTGAATTGGATTTTTTGTAAGCCAATCAATAGCTTCTTTTCCATTATTTGCAATGAATAAAGGATTTATATTTAATCCTTTTTTGAGTAGTTTTTTAGTAACAAATTGGTCAATTAAATTATCTTCTACTAGTAAAAAATCAGGTTTAGATGGCATGTGAATGTGGTATTGTTACTATAAATTTACTTCCAACGTTGCTTTCTGAAAACACGGAAATTTCGCCCTTTATGTTTTCAACGGCTTCTTTTACAATATAAAGTCCCAATCCAGAGCCTTTGTTTTTGTTCGTTCCGAAGTACATTTCAAATATATTTTCTTTGTCTTTATCATTAATTCCGATTCCGTTATCTGTAACTTCAATTTTGTTTAAACCATCGCTAAAATAGGTTTTGATAGAAATAAACATTTCTTGTTTGCTAGTGTCGGAATATTTTATAGCATTGGAAATTAAATTGTTAATGATGATTTTTAAACGAAGTCCATCACTTTCAATTTCGTCAACTAAATGTTCTTGGGTAAATTTTATTCTATTGGCATTTTCAATGTGCATCAATTGAAGAATGGCTTCATTAAAAAGCTCTTTCAAACTTACAGGTTCCATGATTATTTCTTTTCTTTTATTCTTGGAATAATCTATAATGTCGCTAATAAATTGATCTTGTCTTGCAAGACTATGATGCATCATTTGGAGATAATTGCGAATTTGAGTTACATCATCTTCTAAAGATGTAATTTCTATAAGTCCTTTTAGCGAAGTTATGGGAGATCTCAAATCGTGAGAAGCACTATAAACAAATCGGTCTAATTCGCGATTTACGATAATTAAATTTTCATTTTTTGCCTCGGTTTCCTTTTTAGAAATAAGTAATCTTTTAACCATAATAGAATAATACAGGCAAACGCTGCATATTATAACTAGAACAAAAAACACATTTGTAAAAATCAGCAGGTCTTTTATTTTTCTAGTTCCTTCACCCAATAGATTAGAGAAATTTCTTTCATTGATCGTTAAACTATCACTAATAGAACTAATTTCTTTTAAATATTGCCTTTGATCTTTTAAAGTTAAAAGATTACGGTTGATTTTAGCATTAACCTCTTGTCCAATTACAAATAGTTTGAAGATTAGTTTGTCGCCTTTTCCCCATTCATCAATTGCTTTGGCTAAAAAAGAAACTTCTTTGAAATTGTCAAAAAGCCAAATAATATCATCTAAATCATCTTCGTGATTTCGCCCAATAAGCAGACCTTTTCTTGCGATATCATTATCTCCAGCTTTTAAAAGTGTAATTCGAGCAATACCATCGCCTTGAGGAACTTTCAATTCTTCACAATACAATTTCCATTGATTAGGGTTTTTGGTATATAAATAAGTGATGAGGTGTCTAGATGCTTCTTTCTGGCTTTTTGAATAGTGAGATTCTCCGTTTACATAAGCTCTGTTTGCAGATAAGATTTTAATGGTAAAAAAGTTGATGCAAATCAGTAAAGCGCAGGAAATAAAAATGATTAAAATAAGAATAAAAACATTTGGAAAACGGAAGTTTTTTAAAGCTTGCAACTTAGACATAAGCTTATAATTAGTAGGTTAATAGTAAAGTGTCTTTTTGCGTATTTGAGTAAAATGAAACAAACTTTTGGGGAAAGATTTGTTTAATTGTTACTTAAACACTTGTTAATGAAAAATGTTATTTTAAAATAGATTTAGATTGGCTTTTTCAAATGTAGTAAAAATTATCTTATTTATTTTTCAAAAAAATAGCTAATTTTTTAAAATTTTATTTTGGTTTTCTCTAATTGTTTGAAGTTTGTTTTGCGATTAGTTCTAATAAAAAAGATTCTTTTAGTTCTTTTTAAGGATTTTAAAAAGAATAAATATATAGACTTATAAATTGAAATATTGAACTTTTGTTTAAGTTAAATGGAATTTTGCTCTAAAATCTCGCGCAAAGAATTAACCGTCTAAAAGCATAAATAGACGG encodes the following:
- a CDS encoding sensor histidine kinase, which gives rise to MSKLQALKNFRFPNVFILILIIFISCALLICINFFTIKILSANRAYVNGESHYSKSQKEASRHLITYLYTKNPNQWKLYCEELKVPQGDGIARITLLKAGDNDIARKGLLIGRNHEDDLDDIIWLFDNFKEVSFLAKAIDEWGKGDKLIFKLFVIGQEVNAKINRNLLTLKDQRQYLKEISSISDSLTINERNFSNLLGEGTRKIKDLLIFTNVFFVLVIICSVCLYYSIMVKRLLISKKETEAKNENLIIVNRELDRFVYSASHDLRSPITSLKGLIEITSLEDDVTQIRNYLQMMHHSLARQDQFISDIIDYSKNKRKEIIMEPVSLKELFNEAILQLMHIENANRIKFTQEHLVDEIESDGLRLKIIINNLISNAIKYSDTSKQEMFISIKTYFSDGLNKIEVTDNGIGINDKDKENIFEMYFGTNKNKGSGLGLYIVKEAVENIKGEISVFSESNVGSKFIVTIPHSHAI
- a CDS encoding C40 family peptidase — its product is MVFRLIIVLIFFSGGAFAQDNFVKHKISQGENLSVIAKKYGVKVKDIADANPDAPKILKLNSVLLIPNKNKNTAKSKPKLEAKSEPKSEVIASNTLGSHEVLSKETLWGISKKYNVTVDELKKANPLLETEGLKIGQKIVIPSANSLPNDKPVIQEIASKDVELYREVKAKETKYGISKEYGITVAELERQNPSIKGKVPVGYLLKIRIPKEKADAIEASKAVQESQNVAITSPVQIAETAEIKKDSTFVKLAAGSHSELIDQLIANATENIGIRYRSGGTTKAGFDCSGLMICTFNNFDIKLPRSSIEQSRVGTKVNTDEAQKGDLIFFRTNGRRHINHVGMIVEVAEGEIKFVHSSTHGGVMISSTKEPYYTRAFSQVNRVLE
- a CDS encoding response regulator translates to MPSKPDFLLVEDNLIDQFVTKKLLKKGLNINPLFIANNGKEAIDWLTKNPIQNSLVIFLDIQMPVMNGFEFLEEFARLAEKINNKVEIFVLSSTLDTDEIRKAKENKYVTDFWSKPFCLETLKNTFL